A genomic stretch from Acropora palmata chromosome 13, jaAcrPala1.3, whole genome shotgun sequence includes:
- the LOC141863019 gene encoding uncharacterized protein LOC141863019, with protein MKLQKALLSLLAVCLLSITVTLLTQAYWQEQYYRFQSKCNSSDSSEHLVAREVESSQRKCKSPAAHTQSITLFVRVAATVPELRRRFYCVFLRLSVLFWPASLGKTVAVLDQENEEEHAFASTVLTHMRQHFPDRTFEVLYEPLPKDPTVLDFANPPRSPGYNRQLYSSFFIDLYTNDDIIAWMDADSGFASPVTNESIFNGTKVRVLGYDCTLTIGWVQAWARTTEKALGLPFLADFMTYFPVYIYRDTFTHCREHILRRFNTSNFEEAFKKFYRREFISPVSVVLSYAWYFERERYDWNLKLCTDLTEYNKRFPSEHIISPEHVVETLLIPQTAFHVQHAQGVRQFVSNSYCLSQEAAGNDAEKCSNRTASLITNFVLFNHDVQRLGHPAPPCPKNREQTCLQLLERNYNQIGLEIKQKTRKLDWKNVEIVEKLAKELKLQCDVLK; from the coding sequence ATGAAGCTGCAGAAAGCACTCCTGTCCCTCCTCGCCGTTTGTCTTTTAAGTATCACAGTGACGCTGCTAACACAAGCTTATTGGCAAGAGCAATACTACCGTTTCCAGTCGAAATGCAACTCGTCCGACTCCTCGGAACACTTAGTGGCGAGAGAAGTCGAATCATCTCAAAGGAAATGTAAGAGCCCAGCAGCCCACACTCAATCTATAACCTTGTTTGTCAGGGTGGCAGCAACGGTACCCGAACTCAGAAGACGGTTCTATTGCGTCTTCCTTCGTCTGTCTGTTCTATTTTGGCCTGCCTCACTCGGCAAGACTGTCGCCGTTCTTGACCAAGAAAACGAGGAAGAGCACGCGTTTGCATCGACGGTGTTGACGCACATGAGGCAACATTTCCCTGATCGCACCTTTGAAGTGCTGTACGAGCCACTTCCAAAGGATCCAACTGTTTTAGACTTCGCTAACCCTCCTCGATCTCCTGGTTACAACAGACAACTTTACAGTAGTTTCTTTATAGATCTCTATACGAATGACGACATTATAGCGTGGATGGATGCCGACTCTGGCTTTGCTTCACCAGTCACAAATGAAAGCATATTTAACGGAACCAAAGTACGTGTTTTGGGTTACGATTGCACACTGACTATAGGATGGGTGCAGGCATGGGCCAGAACAACAGAAAAGGCCTTGGGATTGCCATTTCTCGCAGATTTCATGACCTACTTCCCTGTTTACATTTACCGCGACACCTTCACCCACTGCAGGGAACACATCTTGCGGAGGTTTAACACGAGCAATTTTGAAGAAGCCTTTAAGAAGTTCTACAGAAGGGAATTTATTTCTCCGGTTAGTGTTGTCCTAAGTTATGCCTGGTATTTTGAAAGAGAGCGATATGACTGGAATCTAAAACTCTGTACCGACCTAACAGAATACAACAAACGCTTTCCATCGGAGCATATTATTTCACCAGAACATGTCGTTGAAACTTTACTCATACCACAAACGGCTTTTCATGTTCAGCACGCCCAAGGAGTTCGTCAATTCGTTTCCAATAGTTATTGCCTTTCTCAGGAGGCAGCGGGAAATGATGCAGAGAAATGCTCCAACCGTACAGCGTCGCTGATAACCAACTTCGTTCTTTTTAACCACGATGTCCAGCGATTGGGCCACCCAGCACCGCCGTGTCCTAAAAATAGAGAACAAACTTGCTTGCAGTTACTTGAACGCAATTACAATCAAATCGGTCttgaaataaagcaaaaaacacGCAAACTAGATTGGAAAAATGTTGAGATCGTTGAAAAGCTGGCGAAGGAACTTAAACTTCAGTGCGATGTTTTGAAGTAA